A section of the Triticum dicoccoides isolate Atlit2015 ecotype Zavitan chromosome 7A, WEW_v2.0, whole genome shotgun sequence genome encodes:
- the LOC119328253 gene encoding disease resistance protein RPM1-like has translation MAEIVILLAIKKIGTALANGVADQASTQFAKYGTQLLELQASMDRLVRELSVMHDVLCQMDIRNLNNTVYESWLEGVRKVAYNTEDMVDEYLYLVGQENDIGCCFYLKKGFRKPRSLLSLNRIAIKVKQIEEDLTHLSETKNRWVPVNNGDTSSSDYIVKRSQDLANISRSLAEDLVGVDENSETLQKWLAGDHLERSVIALLGMGGLGKTALAANVYRKEREKFQCHAWVSISQTYSREAVLRNIIKELSRGKVSVLSNTTDMDIPRLEETIKTFLEQQKYLIILDDVWTPEAFNDLSSVLIHNDMGSRLVITTRESRVAALASQGHILTLPALPEDKAWDLFCKKAFPRDTSHECPTELKHLSEEIVSKCKGLPLVIVLVGSLLRVREKTVEEWRRINAQLSWELINNSSLSDIRNVLHLSFIYLPTRLKCCFLYCSLFSEDYLFKRKQLVRLLVAEGFIEERGESTLEDVAEGYLKELIDRNMLQLVTRNHFGRMKEFRMHDILRELAVDLCQKNCFGVAYENKCGRSHQKDGRRLVLHKQKDDIQQPVSNMHHLRTIITLGDSKSSFTLLPLLCNESRYMTVLELSGLPIEKIPDAIGDLFNLRHLGLRGSKVKMLPKTIENLSNLLTLDLYESDIQELPSGIVKLKKLRHLFAQKTIDSDWRELASCSGVRIPNGLGNIINLQTLQALELQDESVRHLGELRQVRSLRLLNVKGIYCRSISESLVKMQYLSYLEVNASNENEVLLLNVLLPSLQRLCLRGRLAEGALDESPLFQAVEGQNLYVLYLSWSQLREDPLPSLSRLSNLTYLHFTRAYNGEQLAFLTGWFPKLKVLSLGDLLSLSRLEIQQGAMASLEELYLVNLGSMTEVPAGIEFLTSIKYLGFHEISRDFLTSLRQCSTIQGILSRAKYSLRD, from the coding sequence ATGGCGGAGATTGTGATTCTACTAGCCATTAAAAAGATTGGCACTGCCTTGGCAAATGGAGTAGCAGACCAGGCAAGCACACAATTTGCGAAGTATGGGACACAACTACTAGAGCTACAAGCCAGCATGGATCGTCTTGTGAGGGAGCTTAGTGTAATGCATGATGTTCTCTGTCAAATGGACATACGAAACCTCAACAACACAGTCTATGAGAGCTGGCTGGAGGGGGTACGGAAGGTAGCATATAATACGGAGGACATGGTGGATGAGTACTTGTATCTAGTTGGTCAGGAGAATGATATAGGGTGTTGCTTTTACCTGAAGAAAGGGTTCCGAAAACCAAGATCTCTACTTTCTTTGAACCGGATAGCTATCAAGGTGAAGCAGATAGAGGAAGACCTTACACACCTGTCAGAGACAAAAAACCGTTGGGTTCCCGTGAACAATGGGGATACTAGTAGCTCAGACTACATTGTTAAGAGGTCCCAAGATCTAGCGAACATTTCACGTTCCCTTGCTGAAGATCTAGTGGGGGTCGATGAGAACAGTGAAACACTTCAGAAGTGGTTGGCAGGTGATCATTTGGAACGCTCTGTGATAGCGCTGCTTGGAATGGGAGGGCTTGGTAAAACAGCTTTAGCTGCAAATGTCtacaggaaggagagggagaaattCCAATGCCATGCGTGGGTCTCCATCTCTCAAACTTATTCTAGAGAAGCTGTCTTGAGGAATATAATCAAGGAACTTTCAAGAGGTAAAGTCAGTGTTCTATCTAACACTACGGACATGGACATCCCACGTCTTGAAGAGACAATTAAGACATTTCTGGAACAACAAAAGTATTTGATCATTCTGGATGATGTTTGGACTCCTGAAGCATTTAATGATTTGTCTAGCGTGCTTATTCATAATGATATGGGTAGTCGACTGGTAATCACAACAAGGGAAAGCCGTGTTGCTGCACTTGCCTCTCAAGGACATATCTTAACACTGCCAGCTTTACCTGAAGACAAGGCATGGGATCTCTTCTGTAAGAAAGCCTTTCCAAGAGATACAAGTCATGAATGTCCTACGGAGTTGAAGCATTTGTCTGAGGAAATAGTTAGCAAGTGCAAAGGCTTGCCTCTTGTTATTGTGTTAGTTGGTAGCCTCTTGCGTGTGCGTGAGAAAACTGTGGAAGAATGGAGAAGAATAAATGCCCAATTGAGTTGGGAGCTAATTAATAATTCAAGTCTCAGTGATATAAGGAATGTTTTGCATCTGAGCTTCATATACCTTCCAACACGCTTGAAATGTTGTTTCTTATACTGCAGCTTATTTTCGGAAGACTATCTTTTCAAAAGGAAACAACTTGTACGGTTATTGGTAGCCGAGGGGTTCATCGAGGAGAGGGGTGAAAGCACACTAGAAGATGTGGCAGAAGGCTATCTGAAGGAGTTGATTGACAGAAACATGCTACAACTTGTTACAAGGAACCACTTCGGTAGGATGAAGGAATTCAGAATGCATGATATCTTACGTGAATTGGCAGTTGATTTGTGCCAGAAGAACTGTTTTGGTGTTGCATATGAGAATAAATGTGGACGGTCTCATCAGAAGGATGGACGTCGATTAGTACTGCACAAACAAAAAGATGATATTCAACAACCAGTTTCCAATATGCACCACCTTCGAACTATCATTACGCTCGGTGATAGCAAGTCATCATTCACTCTGCTACCTCTTCTGTGTAATGAGTCAAGATATATGACAGTGCTAGAATTAAGTGGTCTGCCCATTGAGAAGATTCCAGATGCTATTGGGGATCTTTTTAATCTCCGCCATTTGGGTTTGCGGGGTTCAAAGGTGAAGATGCTCCCGAAGACAATTGAGAATCTTTCAAATCTGTTGACACTCGACCTTTATGAATCTGACATACAAGAGTTGCCTAGTGGGATTGTGAAACTGAAGAAGCTTAGGCACCTATTTGCTCAGAAAACAATTGATTCAGACTGGAGAGAGCTTGCAAGTTGCAGTGGTGTGCGTATCCCCAATGGACTTGGAAATATAATAAACCTTCAGACGCTACAAGCATTGGAATTACAGGATGAGTCTGTTAGACATTTAGGGGAGCTGAGGCAAGTGAGAAGCTTGAGGTTATTGAATGTGAAAGGAATCTACTGTAGAAGTATCAGTGAGTCTCTAGTTAAGATGCAGTATTTGTCCTACCTAGAAGTGAATGCAAGTAATGAGAATGAGGTTCTCTTGTTGAATGTCCTTCTGCCAAGCCTGCAAAGGCTATGTTTGAGAGGACGACTAGCAGAAGGGGCGTTGGACGAGTCTCCTCTATTCCAAGCTGTAGAGGGACAGAACTTGTATGTATTGTATCTATCTTGGTCACAGCTGAGAGAAGACCCCCTACCATCCCTTTCTCGGTTGTCAAACTTGACGTATCTACACTTCACCAGAGCATACAATGGAGAGCAGCTGGCATTTCTCACGGGGTGGTTTCCCAAGCTGAAGGTTCTCTCTCTAGGAGACTTGCTTAGTCTGAGTCGGCTAGAGATACAGCAAGGTGCCATGGCGAGCCTGGAGGAACTATACTTAGTCAACCTCGGCAGCATGACGGAGGTGCCGGCTGGCATTGAGTTCCTCACATCCATCAAGTATCTAGGCTTTCACGAGATCAGCAGAGACTTCTTGACATCCCTGCGCCAGTGTTCTACAATCCAAGGGATACTGTCACGGGCGAAGTATTCCCTCCGAGATTGA